A genomic stretch from Candidatus Thiothrix anitrata includes:
- a CDS encoding NifB/NifX family molybdenum-iron cluster-binding protein — MKVGSLKIGVSSQNFRTITGHAGKGRRFMVYETHDGSEIQELERLDMPKEMALHEWNGQGEHPLFELDYLITGSCGEGFVRKMGSRGVMVRATAETDPVTAVKALLSNTLPPAVPHEHDHDHHH; from the coding sequence ATGAAAGTTGGTTCTTTAAAAATTGGCGTCAGCAGCCAAAATTTCCGCACCATTACCGGACATGCCGGTAAGGGGCGGCGTTTTATGGTGTACGAAACGCATGATGGCAGCGAAATACAGGAACTTGAACGGCTGGATATGCCCAAGGAAATGGCGTTGCACGAATGGAACGGTCAGGGCGAACACCCGTTGTTTGAACTGGACTATTTAATCACCGGCAGCTGTGGCGAAGGTTTCGTGCGCAAGATGGGCAGCCGGGGTGTGATGGTGCGGGCAACGGCGGAAACGGATCCGGTGACGGCGGTAAAAGCGTTGTTGTCGAATACCCTGCCACCGGCAGTGCCGCATGAACACGATCATGATCACCACCATTAA
- the petA gene encoding ubiquinol-cytochrome c reductase iron-sulfur subunit, with the protein MAHTEINQGRRRLLIVATSVVGAAGVAAVATPLLNSWNPSARARAAGAPVEVNISKVEPGQLLRVIWRGKPVWVVNRTEEMLANLPANDGSLRDPASDVAEQQPDYAQNPHRSRKPEYLVLVGICTHLGCSPTYRPELAPEDLGVDWKGGWYCACHGSRFDLAGRVYKNVPAATNLVVPPYYFKDDNTILIGEDGNVA; encoded by the coding sequence ATGGCACACACAGAGATTAACCAAGGCCGTCGTCGCCTGCTTATCGTCGCTACATCGGTTGTTGGGGCTGCGGGAGTAGCGGCAGTTGCTACGCCTTTGCTGAATTCTTGGAATCCCAGTGCTCGCGCTCGCGCCGCTGGTGCGCCCGTTGAGGTTAACATTAGCAAAGTCGAGCCGGGGCAATTATTACGGGTTATTTGGCGCGGCAAGCCGGTGTGGGTGGTGAACCGCACCGAGGAAATGCTGGCAAATTTGCCTGCCAATGATGGCAGCTTGCGTGACCCTGCCTCAGATGTCGCTGAACAACAACCAGACTACGCCCAAAATCCACATCGCTCACGTAAACCTGAATACCTTGTACTGGTCGGTATCTGTACGCATTTAGGTTGCTCACCGACTTATCGCCCAGAGCTTGCACCGGAAGATTTGGGCGTGGATTGGAAGGGCGGCTGGTATTGCGCCTGCCACGGTTCGCGCTTTGACTTGGCGGGGCGAGTATACAAAAACGTACCGGCAGCCACTAATTTGGTCGTCCCACCGTATTACTTCAAGGATGATAACACCATCCTGATCGGTGAAGACGGTAATGTCGCTTAA